The Halotia branconii CENA392 region TTTGGAAAATGCTTTGGATCTATTCCTCTGGTTTCGCGGTTACTGGGATGAACGGGTGCGCTTGGGTGAGTGGCGATATCAGGCAGGAAAGGCGCTGAGTCAGTGGAGCGATGCTGGTTGGGGAGCTTACAATGTTGCCTGGATTCACTACAATCGTGCGGAGACGGAACGGGCAACAAGTTGGGCAGCGCAGATGGCAGAGGCGATGGAATGTGGCGGTAGTCGTCGAGATAAGGCTGTTGCAATTCAGTTACAAGGAAATATTGCAAGTCAACGCCAGGAATTTGCAGAGGCGGAGCGTCTGCATCAAGAAGCGTTGGCAATTTACCGAGAGTTGGGGGATGAAGAATGTCAGGCGATCGCTCTCAACTGGCTGGGAGGAGTAGCGCGATCGCAGAAACAATATGATCGCGCCGAGTCCTACTACAAACAAGCATTGGCGATCGCCGAAAAACTGAGTTTAAAACAAGAACAAGCTTATATTTCTGGCAACTTGGGAAATCTCGCCCTTGACCGCGATCGCCCAACAGAAGCCCGCCGCTGGTACGAGCATCAGTTAGCTCTAACCCAGGAAGTGGGACGGCAAGATCAGATAGCTGCTGCTCAAGAGGGGATAGCGCTAGTTTTGGAAGAAGAGGGGCGCTATACAGAGGCGCTATCCTTAGCACAGGCTGCCTTAGAAATCCGGGAGCATCTGCGCGATCAGAACTTGGATTTTTCACGCCAATTGGTCGAGCGGTTGCGGCGCAAGGCAGAATAATTCGTAATTCGTAATTCGTAATTACAGCCTTTCCCTTTTCCCCGTTAACCGACTTGAAACTCCTTATACTCTCTGCGTCTCTGCTTACTGAGCGCAGTCGAAGTATGCGCCTCTGCGTGATAAAAATCATTTTGCATTTATACAACACCTCATTGAACTTCGATATTGATTATGACTAATGACACTTTACAAGCAAGCCGCGAATGGTGGTCACAGCGTTGGCTAGAGTTACTTGATTCCTACCGCTTTAAAAAGCGTTTAGAACGTGCAAGAAATTATGCCCGTCAAGGCAATGTTTTAAGTATTGAATTTAAAGGTGCAAAAGTTTTAGCCAAAGTGCAAGGTAGCGAAGTAGAACCTTACAAACTTTCTCTATCACTTGATGCTTTTAGTGATGAAGAATGGGGCTACGTCATTGAAACCATGTCCCAAAAAGCAATTTTTGCTGCCAAGCTTTTAGCAGGAGAAATGCCACAAAACATTGAAGAAGTATTCACAGCGAATGGTCTTTCTTTGTTTCCTTTTACCCTATCGGATGTTCATGGTAAATGCTCGTGTCCTGATAAAGCCAACCCCTGTAAACATATTGGGGCAGTTTACTATCAATTGGGCGATAGATTCAGCGAAGACCCATTTGTCCTTTTTCAATTACGCGGTCGAACTAAAGAGCAAATTATCAGAGATTTACGCCAATTGCGAGGCGCGAAGGCTGAAACTCCGACAACAGAAACCTCTGGTATTCCCCAGTCAAAACCCAACACCCAATATTCTGCAAACATTCAGTCTTTCTGGCAATACCATGAACCGCTAGAGTCTTCTTTAGTGGTAATTGCACCATCAAGTAGTGAAACAGTGCTAGATACATTAGGAGCAATTCCTCTGGCCAAAACAGAAGAAAGTGCAGTAAATTTAACTTCGAGTGATGTAGTAATGAAGTATTTGGGTACTCTTTACAAAGAGGTTAGCCAAAAAGCCATGTTAGAAGCCATGAACGTGGGAGATTCTTGAATATATCACCTTTGCTGTATCGCATTTCTCCAACCGTCAGCTCCCCGACTTCTTCAATAAGTTGGGGAGTTCGCAGCCTGATAATTGAGTATTTTACTTATATAGTTAGTTTTATTTATTACTAATAATTATATTAAAACGGAGCAATCCAGTCAAAACAATATGGAAATCCAAAGCAGAATTATTTCCGTAGAACTTGCTGATGGCACAAGTATTAAAGTTGAAGTTACACCAATTGATGAACGTAAAATAACCGTTCAAGACCGATATTTTCACGAAGTAACTGCTGTTATTGAATCCCTGACTAAAGACATTGCTCAAGTTTTGCAGAATGCTAAACCAGATAAAGCCAGCGTTAAATTTGGTATAGAAATAGGTATTGAATCGGGTAAACTTACACCTTTATTAGTCAAAGGTACTTCCACAGCTAACTTAGAAATCACTTTAGAGTGGAATAACAACTTGTTTGATTAAAAACAGGATGTAAGGCTCAGATGCCCGACTTCTCAAAAAAGTCGGGCATCTTGTTGTTCACAAATTATAAAAAAAGCTCTTGCTTTTACACAAGAGCCACTAAAGCATTCAATTGTCAGTGATGAAAATAATCTTGCAACCTAGTCGAGGTCATTCATAAACATGACTGGTTCAGTCTCACGGTTGATTCCTTTTTCAAAACCACCGGCAGCTGCACGAGCGCGACCAGCGTGCCACAAGTGACCGATTAAGAAGAAGAAACCTAACACGAAGTGAGAGGTAGCCAACCAAGCACGAGGAGATACGTAGTTGAAAGAGTTGATTTCAGTAGCCACACCACCCACAGAGTTCAAAGAACCCAGAGGAGCATGGGTCATGTATTCAGCGGCACGACGAGCTTGCCAAGGTTGAATGTCATTCTTAACTTTTTCCAAGTCAAGACCGTTAGGGCCACGTAAAGGCTCTAACCAAGGGCCACGGAAATCCCAAAAGCGCATGGTTTCTCCACCGAAGATGATTTCACCAGTGGGAGAGCGCATTAAGTATTTACCTAGACCTGTGGGGCCTTGGGCGGAACCGACGTTAGCACCCAAGCGTTGGTCACGAATTAAGAAGGTCAAAGCTTGAGCTTGAGAAGCCTCAGCACCTGTGGGACCGTAAAATTCGCTGGGGTAAACGGTGTTGTTAAACCAAACCATACAGGAAGCAATGAAACCCATCAGGGACAAAGCACCCAAGCTATAAGAAAGGTAAGCTTCACCAGACCAAATGGATGCACGACGCGACCAAGCAAAAGGCTTGGTAAGGATGTGCCAAATACCGCCAGCAATACAAATTAAGGCAATCCAAATATGCCCACCGATGACATCTTCCATGTTATTGACGCTGACAATCCAGCCGTCGCCACCAAAGGGAGACTTAATCAAATAACCAAAGATGACTGCCGGATTCAGTGTTGGATTGGTAATAACACGAACATCGCCACCACCAGGAGCCCATGTATCGTAAACACCACCGAAGAACATTGCTTTCAGTACCAACAGCAGCGCTCCACATCCTAAAATAATTAGGTGGAACCCGATGATGTTGGTCATCTTGTTCTTATCTTTCCAGTCATAACCAAAGAAAGAGGAGTACTCTTCTAAGGTTTCTGGGCCACGCACGGCATGATAAATACCGCCAAAACCCAGCACGGCTGAAGAAATTAGGTGAAGTACACCAACAACAAAGTAGGGGAAGGTGTCGATGACTTCACCACCAGAACCAACACCCCAACCCAAGGTGGCGAGGTGAGGTAATAAGATTAAGCCCTGCTCATACATGGGCTTTTCAGGGATAAAGTGAGCGACTTCAAATAAAGTCATCGCTCCAGCCCAGAATACAATCAAACCAGCATGGGCAACGTGAGCGCCAAGTAGTTTGCCAGAGAGATTAATCAGACGAGCGTTACCAGACCACCATGCAAAACCACTGGATTCCTGGTCACGTCCGCCGCCTAAAGTTGTAGATCTATTAGAGAGCGTTACCACGAGGTAGAACCTCCTCAGGGAATACAAATTGTTCGTGAGGCTGATCTTGAGGAGCCATCCAAGCGCGGATACCCTCATTCAGCAAAATGTTTTTGGTATAGAAGGTTTCAAACTCTGGGTCTTCTGCCGCCCGCAATTCTTGCGACACGAAGTCATACGCCCGCAGGTTGAGTGCTAAACCGACAATCCCGATTGATGCCATCCACAAACCTGTGACTGGTACAAACAACATAAAGAAGTGTAACCAGCGTTTGTTGGAGAAAGCAATCCCGAATATCTGTGACCAGAAACGGTTTGCTGTCACCATTGAATAGGTTTCTTCGGATTGGGTGGGATTGAAGGCGCGGAAGGTGTTTGAACCTTCACCATCTTCAAATAGGGTGTTTTCTACTGTTGCACCGTGAATCGCGCACAATAGCGCTCCACCCAATACTCCTGCTACACCCATCATGTGGAAGGGGTTGAGTGTCCAGTTGTGGAAACCTTGCAGGAATAACAGAAAGCGGAAGATGGCTGCGACACCAAAGCTGGGTGCAAAGAACCAGGAAGACTGTCCCAAGGGGTACATCAAAAAGACGCTGACGAATACCGCTATTGGGGCTGAAAATGCTAAAGCGTTGTAAGGACGAATCCCTACTAACCGAGCAATTTCAAATTGCCGCAACATGAAGCCAATTAAACCAAAGGCTCCGTGTAGAGCTACGAATGGCCACAATCCACCCAATTGACACCAGCGAGTAAAGTCGCCTTGGGCTTCTGGTCCCCACAGCAACAACAGGGAGTGTCCCATGCTGTCTGCGGGTGATGATACTGCTACTGTTAAAAAGTTACAGCCTTCTAAGTATGATGACGCTAGCCCGTGGGTGTACCAAGAGGTGACAAAGGTTGTACCGGTTAGCCAACCGCCTAGTGCCAGGAAGGCGCAGGGAAATAGTAATATTCCTGACCAACCTACGAATACGAAGCGATCGCGCTTTAACCAGTCGTCTAGTACGTCAAACCACCCTCTACTACTGGGGGCGCGTCCTACTGCGATGGTCATTGAACTAAAATCCTCTTTTACTAAAATTGCAACGTTTTTAAGCAATGCTCTGGCCGATTTTTCCGACTTCAGGCAAATACTACGAGGAATTAACGTTTTTTTGACACTCTTGACGGCTCGAAAGCTGCTAAAATTCTGAGAGGTTGCCGCTTAGTTTATTCGGCATTTCTCAGGATTGTGCCATTACATTTACTGTTGGCTAGTAACCTAGCTTTTGGTAACTTAATGATTCTTAACTTATCACATTAGTTCGGTTTTTCGCCTAAGCACGGAGGTAAATTAGGTATTTAAGATGAACCTATATAAATATTATTGATATCAGAATTTTAACAATTTGACATAACTTTTCTCATAAATCTTAAAACTCTTAACCTTCAGTTTGCAAGATATCCTATTAAGATGGCAGACTTTTAATGGGAAGAACTCACAGGACAAGGTAGTTCAATGACGGCATCAACAACAATTAACAAAGGCGATTCTCCTAACGGTGATAGCTCTGCTTCAAGCGTCCTGCATCAGAAAGTTCTCGGTTCTCGTCGGTTTAGCAACTACTGGTGGGCAACTATCGTGACATTTGGAGCTACAGGCTTTTTGTTAGCTGGAATATCTAGCTACCTAAAAGTAAATTTACTACTAGTTACCGATCCAACTCAACTGATATTTGTACCCCAAGGCTTAGTTATGGCGCTGTATGGCAGTGCTGGCTTGCTTTTAGCCTTATATTTGTGGCTAATGATTTTATGGGATGTAGGTGGCGGTTACAACGATTTCAATCGTGAAACTGGTAGCATTAAAATTTTTCGTTGGGGATTCCCAGGCAAAAACCGTCGCATCGAGATTGGCAGCCGTACACAAGATGTACAGTCTGTGCGAATAGATATTAAAGAAGGGCTGAATCCCCGTCGCGCACTTTATTTACGTATTAAAGGTCGGCGAGATATTCCCCTAACACGAGTAGGTCAACCGTTATCCTTAACAGAGCTAGAAACTAACGGTGCAGAATTAGCCCGCTTTTTAAGAGTACCTTTAGAAGGGCTTTAAAGGATTTGGGCATTGGGCATT contains the following coding sequences:
- a CDS encoding SWIM zinc finger family protein yields the protein MTNDTLQASREWWSQRWLELLDSYRFKKRLERARNYARQGNVLSIEFKGAKVLAKVQGSEVEPYKLSLSLDAFSDEEWGYVIETMSQKAIFAAKLLAGEMPQNIEEVFTANGLSLFPFTLSDVHGKCSCPDKANPCKHIGAVYYQLGDRFSEDPFVLFQLRGRTKEQIIRDLRQLRGAKAETPTTETSGIPQSKPNTQYSANIQSFWQYHEPLESSLVVIAPSSSETVLDTLGAIPLAKTEESAVNLTSSDVVMKYLGTLYKEVSQKAMLEAMNVGDS
- a CDS encoding CU044_2847 family protein — translated: MEIQSRIISVELADGTSIKVEVTPIDERKITVQDRYFHEVTAVIESLTKDIAQVLQNAKPDKASVKFGIEIGIESGKLTPLLVKGTSTANLEITLEWNNNLFD
- the psbC gene encoding photosystem II reaction center protein CP43, whose amino-acid sequence is MVTLSNRSTTLGGGRDQESSGFAWWSGNARLINLSGKLLGAHVAHAGLIVFWAGAMTLFEVAHFIPEKPMYEQGLILLPHLATLGWGVGSGGEVIDTFPYFVVGVLHLISSAVLGFGGIYHAVRGPETLEEYSSFFGYDWKDKNKMTNIIGFHLIILGCGALLLVLKAMFFGGVYDTWAPGGGDVRVITNPTLNPAVIFGYLIKSPFGGDGWIVSVNNMEDVIGGHIWIALICIAGGIWHILTKPFAWSRRASIWSGEAYLSYSLGALSLMGFIASCMVWFNNTVYPSEFYGPTGAEASQAQALTFLIRDQRLGANVGSAQGPTGLGKYLMRSPTGEIIFGGETMRFWDFRGPWLEPLRGPNGLDLEKVKNDIQPWQARRAAEYMTHAPLGSLNSVGGVATEINSFNYVSPRAWLATSHFVLGFFFLIGHLWHAGRARAAAGGFEKGINRETEPVMFMNDLD
- the psbD gene encoding photosystem II D2 protein (photosystem q(a) protein); translation: MTIAVGRAPSSRGWFDVLDDWLKRDRFVFVGWSGILLFPCAFLALGGWLTGTTFVTSWYTHGLASSYLEGCNFLTVAVSSPADSMGHSLLLLWGPEAQGDFTRWCQLGGLWPFVALHGAFGLIGFMLRQFEIARLVGIRPYNALAFSAPIAVFVSVFLMYPLGQSSWFFAPSFGVAAIFRFLLFLQGFHNWTLNPFHMMGVAGVLGGALLCAIHGATVENTLFEDGEGSNTFRAFNPTQSEETYSMVTANRFWSQIFGIAFSNKRWLHFFMLFVPVTGLWMASIGIVGLALNLRAYDFVSQELRAAEDPEFETFYTKNILLNEGIRAWMAPQDQPHEQFVFPEEVLPRGNAL
- a CDS encoding photosystem I assembly protein Ycf4 codes for the protein MTASTTINKGDSPNGDSSASSVLHQKVLGSRRFSNYWWATIVTFGATGFLLAGISSYLKVNLLLVTDPTQLIFVPQGLVMALYGSAGLLLALYLWLMILWDVGGGYNDFNRETGSIKIFRWGFPGKNRRIEIGSRTQDVQSVRIDIKEGLNPRRALYLRIKGRRDIPLTRVGQPLSLTELETNGAELARFLRVPLEGL